The following are from one region of the Anomaloglossus baeobatrachus isolate aAnoBae1 chromosome 1, aAnoBae1.hap1, whole genome shotgun sequence genome:
- the NDNF gene encoding protein NDNF produces the protein MLLCHWYITLVLLPICLRGQKLPTRDEELFQMQIRDKAMFHDSSVIPDGAEISGYLFRDNPKRYLFVVEEDNTPLSVIVTPCDAPLEWKLTLQELPEEASGEGSGEPEPLEQQRQQIMNEEGTELFTYKGNDVEYFVSTNSPSGLYQLELISTEKDTHFKVYATTTPESDQPYPELPYDPRVDVTSLGRTTVTLAWKPTPTSSVLKQPIQYCVVINKEHNFKSLCAVEAKINADDAFMMAPKPGLDFSPFDFAHFGFSSENDASKDRHFMSKSLSTKLVRQMTSKPKDDLQKVCIGNKNIFTVSDLKPDTQFYFDVFAVNSATNMSTAYVGTFARTKEEAKQKTMELKDGKVTDVFIKRKGAKFLRFAPVSSHQKVTFSVHSCLDTIQIQVRRDGKLLLSQSVEGVRQFQLRGKPKAKYMIRLKGSKKGASMLKILATSKFNKQPFPSLPEDTRIKAFDKLRTCSSVTIAWLGTQERNKYCVYKKEVDDEYNEELKKREQNQCLGPDTRKKSEKVLCKYFYSQNLHKAVTTETIKGLEAGKSYMLDVYVMGHGGHSVKYQSKVVKTRKFC, from the exons ATGTTGCTGTGTCACTGGTATATTACGTTGGTTCTGTTGCCGATTTGTTTGAGAGGCCAAAAATTACCAACCAGAGATGAAGAACTATTCCAGATGCAGATCAGAGATAAAGCCATGTTCCATGATTCATCTGTGATTCCTGATGGAGCTGAGATCAGTGGTTATCTATTTAGAGATAACCCTAAAAG GTATTTGTTTGTGGTAGAAGAAGACAACACTCCTCTCTCGGTCATTGTCACTCCATGTGATGCACCTCTAGAGTGGAAGCTGACGTTACAGGAACTACCTGAGGAGGCTAGTGGAGAAGGATCAG GTGAGCCTGAACCACTGGAGCAGCAAAGACAGCAGATTATGAATGAAGAAGGCACCGAATTGTTCACTTATAAAGGCAATGATGTGGAATACTTTGTATCTACCAATTCACCATCTGGTTTGTATCAACTAGAATTAATTTCTACGGAAAAAGACACACATTTTAAAGTTTATGCCACTACAACGCCAGAATCTGATCAGCCTTACCCAGAATTACCCTATGATCCAAGAGTTGATGTAACATCACTTGGAAGGACCACAGTCACCTTGGCATGGAAACCAACACCTACATCATCCGTATTAAAACAGCCTATCCAGTACTGCGTTGTTATAAACAAGGAACACAACTTCAAAAGCCTTTGTGCCGTTGAAGCAAAAATTAATGCTGATGATGCTTTTATGATGGCCCCTAAACCTGGATTGGACTTTAGTCCATTTGACTTTGCTCATTTTGGATTTTCTTCTGAAAATGATGCTAGTAAAGATCGTCATTTTATGTCAAAGTCTTTATCTACAAAGTTGGTCCGTCAGATGACTTCAAAACCAAAGGATGATCTTCAAAAGGTTTGCATTGGAAACAAAAATATATTTACAGTGTCTGATCTGAAACCTGACACCCAGTTCTACTTTGATGTTTTTGCAGTTAACTCTGCCACAAATATGAGCACTGCTTATGTTGGAACATTTGCTCGAACCAAGGAAGAAGCCAAACAAAAAACAATGGAGCTGAAGGATGGCAAAGTTACTGATGTATTCATCAAGAGAAAGGGTGCTAAGTTCTTAAGATTTGCTCCAGTTTCATCTCACCAAAAAGTCACCTTTTCAGTTCACTCTTGCTTGGACACTATCCAAATCCAGGTTAGACGAGATGGAAAACTACTTTTGTCACAGAGTGTGGAAGGTGTACGTCAATTCCAACTAAGAGGAAAACCTAAAGCTAAATATATGATCAGACTTAAAGGTAGCAAAAAAGGGGCTTCCATGCTAAAAATATTGGCTACCTCAAAGTTCAACAAACAACCTTTTCCTTCTCTGCCTGAAGACACAAGAATCAAAGCGTTTGACAAATTACGCACGTGCTCCTCAGTCACAATAGCTTGGCTGGGAACACAAGAAAGAAACAAGTATTGTGTATATAAAAAAGAGGTGGATGatgaatataatgaagagctaaagaAACGAGAACAAAACCAGTGTTTGGGTCCTGACAccagaaagaaatcagagaaagtCCTCTGCAAATATTTCTACAGTCAGAACCTGCATAAAGCAGTCACCACAGAGACAATAAAAGGCCTCGAGGCTGGGAAGTCTTACATGTTGGATGTCTATGTCATGGGTCATGGAGGCCATTCAGTTAAATATCAAAGCAAAGTTGTAAAGACAAGAAAGTTCTGTTAG